DNA sequence from the Deltaproteobacteria bacterium genome:
CTGAACCTCCCGAGCCAAAACGGCTGGGTTTCCGGGATAGAATTGATCGGCTACTGCCGGAGGTCTGAGCATCCTTGTCTCCTTCCTGAGGTACGTCGGAAATTCTTCTCAGGTTCCATCAGAGAGTCCGGCTCCGCTTCTCTCACGCGAAAGCCGGCAAGCCGTGCGAGGCCGGGCGCTTTCAACAGGTTTCTCCGATGCCGCGTCACGCGCGCATCGCCCGCCCCTTTTCGGAAAAACCCCTCGTTGCCGGGACCCGCCCAAGCGCGTCGTACCTCTCCCGCGCGCGCTCTTTTCTATTCTATTGTCAAAAATTATAGCATGGTCTCGGGTTTGAATTCAAGGAAACCCACTCCCGGTTAGTGTCCTAATTTGCCGCCCTCAAAAAATCTTCTATAATCCACAATCGGTCGGTGACTTGCTCTTCCGTGGCAGGAGTCACTTTCAATGTCTTGTGAATCCTCACAAAATTGTAATAGGCAGAGTGAAGAGCAACAACGGCCTTCAGGTTTTCAAGTTTCTTACTGAACGCATTCGTTAGCCGAGTAAAAAGGCGCATGGACATTCTGATTGTAAGATTTTGTCTTTCCAAAAAAGAAGGTGAAGATTTTGTTAGGATCGGAGTTTCCCGCGATTTTCCTTTTTTTCCATGGCGATCGCCTCTGGGGGGAGACCGTACCTACCCGGTCCAATTGGTCGCTCCCCGTAGGACCTTACAATCTACGCATAATCCACTTCTGCGCCAAAGCTTTCCTCAACGGCATCGACGCGTTGGCAAAGCATATCTGAGCTTAACTGGATACGGGTAGTCAGGGAAGAGCGAAGGTCGGAAATGACGTCTCTGGCTGTCTCAATATTACGTCTTGCGATCTGAATGGTTGGAACGAGCACAGTGTCAGAGTCAAGCGCAACCCACGTCCAAAAGTCGCCCATTTCAAAAGGGTTATCCGCCCTGTTAAGGTGTGGTTTCTTGTTGCCGAAAAAAGTCCAAATTTCGTCCAACTGGATGCTCTCGCACTGAAGGCCCTTCATGGTTTTATTCGGAAGTTTTTGACAGCCTTCCCATGTAGGCACCAAAAGGCGTGTAATCGTATCCCTGCGGACCCCTGTCATTTGCTCAGTGGATCTAATGGGGCAACCTTCCACCCTGTGGACGAGATAACTCCCTCTTGCTTTCGGAACTTCAATGGGAACTTCAAATTGTTCATTGCGATGCCCCATTAAGCGTGTTATCTTGAAAAACTTGTTTAGTGGGGCCACTCGGGATCGAACCCGAGCAGTCGGGTGTAAACCCACAACTACGAGCGCCCAACTCTGGCCCCACGTCTCAAGGGGAATAGGTTGTGTTCTCAACTTAATTCCCCTTTTATTTTGCGCAGTTGCCGTGTTCATAGAATGGAGTATAATAATTTTATTATATTCGGCCAAGCGGGAAATGCTTGCCAATATAAGATTTTTGTTATAATATGAGCATATGGAAGTTCAAAGTATTTCTTAGCAACCGAGAACTCGACACCTTCGAGGAGTGGTTGACTGATCAGGACAAAGAGGCTCGTGTAAGAATTAGGAATACTATCGCGTACTTGGCAAACATAGAAAGACACCAGTGGGGTAGGCCGTACTTTGCTCCGATAGGTAAAAGCATCTATGAAATCAGGGTTCAGAGCGGAAAAAAGCAATATAGAATTTTTGGCTGTTTTGGCTTCGGGCCTCAAACATTTACACTATTAATAGGAACAGGCAAAAAGGGAAAGACTTATACTCCAAAAGACGCGATAAAGACTGCCCAAAAAAGGCGCAAACTAATTGATGAGGATAGGGGCTATTTAGGTGAATACTGACGAAAGAGAAATCCTTAAGGAAGAATTAAAGGACAAAGAATACAGGGATATTTTTGTTTCTGTGACCGTCGATCAAACGATACCATTTCAGATTAGAACTATGAGGTTATCTAAGGATCGACATTGGACGCAAGAGGAGTTGGCCAAAAGGTCAGGTATGATGCAACCTAGAATTGCGGCCTGTGAGAATCCAAACTATGGTAAATTTTCCCTACAAACTTTAAAACGAATAGCTGCCGCTTTCGATGTGGCCTTGATAGTTAGGTTTGCTCCATTTAGTGAGCTTGTTGAATGGAAAGCAAACCTATCACCTGATAGTTTCAATGTGAGAAATTTTGAAAATGAAGAACATTATTTTTATAGGATTACTGAAACAGAAACAACAGGTTCGCTTTCATTAAGAGAGGAATATTCAGGACCACAGGTAGATCAATCGCTAAAGTATAATGAACTCCCCAAATCGGCGTCGAACATATTGACTTTGTCGAGTGAAGGAAACCAAGCCATTCCGGAAATGCCCATAGAAAGAAAACGAGTAGCGCGATGAACCTATTATCTGTTAAACTGGCAAGGAGTATTTGGTTAGGACCGATTTCAGACCTAAACCCAAAAGGCATTAGTATCGCTCGAAGCCTATTTCCTTTTCTAATAGATACGTATAAATTTATGGAATACCCGTCTTCTACAAAAACTGAAGATCCACAAGCGGGACTTAAATTCGAGAACGGTGAGTTTGAAATCGATGGACATGACTATCCAATTCACATCAATTCTTTAACTCTATACCTTGATGGAATAACAGTTGATACTCACTCCTCTACCAATTATTCTGATGTCATTTTAGATAACGTACTTACAAAATCAGAGCAACTTTTTGGTGGACCTGTCTATGCTTCAATAATTAAGCAAAAATTATACGTTAGTGAGGTCTACGTTTCAACTGATCAAGTCTTGGAAAGACTCAACTCAAAACTGAAACAAATTTCTAACTATTTGATTAAATATTTTGGAAAAGAAATAAACTTTCAAGCTGGTGGTATTTCATTTTGGCCAGATCCAAAAAACAAGTTCAATCCAAGACCATTTGCTTTCGAAAGAGCGGTTGAAGCACCATTTTCGGAAAACAGATACTACTCAATAGCCCCAATACCAACCGACAAACATCTTGAGTTATTAGATAAACTAGAAATGATTCTAAGCTAATGAAGACCGAATTGAAAGAAGCCGTGGAGCAATTACATAACTGCAAAGCAGAGTGGTCTGAATCTATTCCAATTAACGAAACCTTTCAGGGTCACACAGTTTGGGAAGGTAAGGTTCAGGTTTTCGAACTATCAAGCCATCCGAAGGTTAAAAAGTGCTATGTTTGGTCTCACCCTATGGAAGGATCAGACAAGAGTAAATTCTATGCCATTCTCCATCAAGGTCCTGTAGACTCCCCCGAGGCCTGCGTGCGGGCGGCAATCGTCAGTGAATATGGCGAAAAATAATCCTTTCTGGAAATTCAAATTAGGACACTACCCACTCCCGGTCGCAACCTCCTAGGACGAACTCCAAGGATCGAGCCGGATCTTCGTCAAAGTTAATTCAACATCCGGTCCGGCAGCCACGTGGCCAGCGCCGGGAAAAGCACCAGCAGGGACACCACGACCATCTCCATAACCACGAACCAGGCCACCCCGGCGAATACCTGCCTCGACGGCAATCCGGAAACCCGTTTGATGATAATGACATTGGTGCCCACCGGTGGAGTGATCAGACTCACTTCGATCATCACCGTTACCACGATCCCGAACCAGACGCCGTCAAACCCGAGTTTTGTGATCACCGGAAAAAAAACCGGAACGGTCAGCACCAGCATTCCGATCACATCCATCATACACCCCAGTATCAGGTATACCACCAAAATCGCCGTCAGTATCACGTAACGATTGGCGGGCAGCGAGATCACCCAGTCGGCAAACGACACGGTGAGCCCCGTGATGGATATGAATTGCGTGAACATCGAGGCTCCCAGGAGGATGGCCACGATCATCGCCGTGAGGCGAATGGCCTGGCCCAGCGCTTCTCCGAGCACGTATCGGTCCAGCTTTCTTACGGCCGCCAATATGCCCAAGGCTCCCGCCGCTCCGATGCCCGCCCCTTCCGTAGGCGTAAACCAGCCCAAAAACATGCCGCCGATGACGAGCAAAAATAGAAGGGTGACTCCCCAGACCCTCCAGGGCGCACGAAATCGTTCCCGCCAGGAAGATGTTGCTCCGCTCGGAGCCATGTTCGGATGGCGGACGGCCCGGAAATAAATCAGGCCGCTGAAAATCATCGCAGTCAGCAGTCCCGGAATGATTCCTCCCACGAAAAGGCGGCCTATGGATTCTTCGGCCAGAAGCCCGTACAGCACCATGGGAATGCTCGGGGGAATCAGGATGCCCAGGGTTCCGGCGGCCGCGATGGTTCCCACGGCAAAGGTGGGATCGTACCGATGGCGCTCCAGTTCCGGCAGGGCGATTTCCCCCAGGGTAGCCACAGCGGCTACGCTCGATCCGGTTACGGCTCCGAGACCCGCGGATGCGAACACCGTGGCAATACCCAACCCGCCGGGAACGCTTCCGAACCATTTGTGCATCACATCATACAGCTCCTCGGTGATACCCGATCGGAACGCGAATTGTCCCATCAAAATAAAGAGCGGTATACAAGCCAGCACGAAGTGGGCCGTGTTACTGTACGCCACAATGGAAAAAGCGGCGATTCCCGCTTGCCAATTCGACAAGAGAGCAAACCCGGCGAGTCCCACGCCGGCCATGGCAAAAGCGACGGGCACGCCCAGGGCCAAAAGAACGAGTAGGGCGACGAAGCCCCACACTCCGAACCACGGTTCCATTCTCCCCCTTTAATCATACAAACGGGGTTTTCGGATGATACCCAACTCGTACAGCAGAGAAACAACGAACTGTAGGCAAAACCAGGCGGAACCGATCACCATGGCCGTCTGGGGTAAGCCATGCGGGAGTCCCAGGTCCATGGTGGTGTCACCATGGCGGAAGGAAGCCGAAGCAAGTCGAAAACTAGCGAAGGCAAGGGATCCGAAGATCATGAGGCCCAGGAAGATCGAGACCAGTCGCATCCCTTTTTGAAACCTCGGAGAAGCCCTTTCCAATAGGATCTCGACCCGTATGTGGTCTCCCTTCACCCACGCAAACGAGAAACTGAAAAAGCAGAGAATGCAGAACGAGGTTTCCATGAGATCCATACCACCCTGTACGGCCAGACGCATTCTCCTGAAAACCACGTCCAGGAACACCAGCAGCATGAGAAACAGCATGAGCGTATTTCCCGCGAGAAAGAGCCATCGGCTCGCCTTTGTGACGAAATCCGCGCTTTTCTGAAGGGCGTGTCCGATGCTCACGGGGATCCTCTGCATCCATAAGGAACAACGACTAGCGGTACGTCGGCTTCAGCGCATCGGTATCGCTCCAAAGCCGATACTCAGCCATCAGCGTCTCCATGCGCGCCAGGGTCTCCTTGGCAGGCAGTCCTTCTTCTTCCAAATCCTGTAGCAGCTTTTCCCTGAGAGGTCTCACGGACGATTTCAGGGCATCGAGCTGCTCTGAAGTGGGCTCGTACACTTCCAGCCCTTTCGAAGCCAGATAGGAAAAGGTCGCCGCGTCCGTATCTTGATAATGGAAACCCGACAGGTAGGCGGCTTTGAGGCTCGCTCTCTCGACCCCTTTCTGGAGGTCCTCGGGAAGGCGTTTCCAGGTGTCCAGATTCATGCCCATGAAGAGATGATAGGAGAATAAGTCCAGTTTGAACACATACCGGCTGACTTCCTCCAGTTTGAACGATCTCGCCGCCCCGACGGGGAATACAATACCGTCTACAACGCTCCGCCGCAGGGCCAGATACATATCCCCGTGTTTCAATTGAACGGGAACAGCCCCCCATAACTTAAGCGCTTCGTCGGCAAATCCGCCGCATTTAAGCCTCAATCCCTTGAAGTCCTCCGGCGTCTCCACCTTTTTCTTCGATAGAAGGATTTGAAAATTGGGATCGCCCACCATGAACAGCAGCTTGATGTTCTGGGCTTCCAGGTTCGATGAGAAAGCATCGAGCATCCGGTTCAACACCCATGACGCCTCGGTCCCGTCCGAAAACAGGAAGGGAAGCGTGGTCAATTGAGCCAACGGAAAGGCGCCCGGATGCTGCGAAAGGTGGATATTGGCTATGTCGCAGACCCCGGCTCGGAGCTTCTGATATTTCTCTCCGGACCCGGCCAGCGTACCCGCGGGGAAATAGGTGACTTTTATGCGCCCTTTGGACTCCCGACCGATGTCCCGCGCAAATTCGACCATCACATTGTTCATGTCATGGAGCACGGGCCAGTGCGTGGCCAGTTTCAGCGGGATCGGCTCGGTTTCCGCCGCAACGGCCCCGGTGCCTCCCGTGAGCCACGCAGCCCCCAGAATCACGATTGCCAGGAACACCCGTCGTCTCATTCGAACCCCCTTCTGTGCTTTAAGGTCTCGGCCTTTTCCGATGTCGATCACAACGTTTGCTCTTCATACCGCTATCGTTTTCGCCCCCCGCAGGAGCCTGCCCTGAGCTTGTCGAAGGGTGGCGCCGACTTGAAATGTTTTGAAAGGGGGTTCCCCCCACTGAACTGTCGCAACTCACTCATATCGCCCGAAGGTCCGGGTCGCCTTTACCATGGCGTCGATATGCTCGATGGGATCGCCGCGGTGAATGGAGCAGGAAGGCATCATGACATACCCTCCCCCGGAAGCCGCCTCCTCGATGCACCTTCGTGTTTCCTCCCGGATGCGTTCCGTGGGGCCCGGAGTCAGAACCGTCGGTATGTCCACTCCGCCAAGGATCGCCACCCGATCTCCCCACAGTTGCTTGGCGGTTCGCAGGTCGCACTCCTCGGGAAACTGAAACCCGGCAATGCCCGTATCAATGGCCGCGTCCACCAGGTATCGAAACCGTTCATCCGTGAACCTGCCGTGCGGATGGAAGACCACATCCAATCCCTCCGCCCTGGAAGCCGCCACAATCATCCGAAGGCTGGGAATCGTATATTTCAGATACAGTTCCGGACTGATGATCACCGGTCCGTCCATGGACGACGCCAGGAAGACGAAGTCCGCTCCGGCCCGGGCCAGGTACCGAATATGGCTGATGGCCACCAGGGTGGCGAATTCGACCAGATCCGCGGCAAAGGCGGGATCTTTGAAGAAATCGCGCATCAGCCGCTCCGTACCCCGGTAGATGGTCGCCTTGGTGACGGGCCCGTCGATGTTGGCGGCAACGGCCACTTCGCTGCCGATGCGCTGTTTGACGAGTTCATGCGCTTTCAGAATTCCCGGCAACCGACCGTCCCGATCCATGAGGGGAATACGGGCCTTGGAAAAAAGGCGCTTGTCGGCAAACGGCTCTTCCACCACCCGCGGCACCCCGCGCAAGGGATAATCCGTTCGCCCGCCCAACGGCTCCACGTCCAGGCCCAGATCGTGTATGCTGCCGACGACACAGTCGTGACCGAATCGGCGCCGGCAGGCGATGATCGCATTCGCGGACTTCTCTGCGTCGTACCCTCCGTTGTCACTCCCGGCGCACACTTCGGGAGTGGTGAGATTCAGCAGATCCATGCCGAGAGTCAGGTCGCGCAGGAAAACCGGAACCATGTCGGGCTTTCCGCCGGCGAGAGCCGTCATCATTCGTTCCCTGGAATTCAAAGAACGCCTCCCATACTTGCGGTTCATAACGGTACATTATCACATACTATACATTGTATACTATAGATTGGGGCCGGTCGCCTGTCAAAAGAAAAGAATGATCAACTCTTAAAAAATCAAAAACTTCCCGTTTACGTCATGCCGGCGAAAGCCGGAATCCTGTATTTTCAACAGGTTCCGGACCCCGACTTTCGTCAAGATGACGTCTTTGCGGACTTTTGCGTGACCATCAGGCATGTGATTTCGACAAAGATTCAACCAAGATTAAACGAAGAGGCCGGTTTCAAGTTCAGGAGTACGACCGGTCGGAAGCCGAGCCGATATAGGGTCACAAAGGGTTGCCCTGAAACGATCAGACCCTGAGCTCTTGGTCCGGGGCGCCGTGCCTTGCTGCTTACTCGGCCTCCGACCCGCTCCACGCTCTCGCAACCTATTTGGAGCCGAACCCTGCAGGCCCGGCACGTTTTCAGCCGGGGTGAAAAGCAAAACAGGTTGACCGGAGTGGAGCACCCATATTATAATGCTTCTTAACAACGTCAAAGGAATCCATTTTTTTCATGAACCGCGCTTTGAGACCATCGAGGAAAAAAGGGGGGATTGCCCTGGCGGGGATCCTTGCCTATGTGGCCACCCTGGTATTGGGTGGGTGGGGCGCGTTCGTCTCGTGCTATGGGAGCGAGGGTCATGCAGGCATAGAATCGCTCCAGGAGAATTTTTGTGGACATCCCTTAGGCGCGCCTCTCCCCGCCGGCTTAAGTCCGGGCGCCGAACTCCAACAGACCCATGTTCAGTGCGGAACGTGTGTCGATATCCCCCTTTCCGGTCAAGTCAAACTGCCTTCCAAGGCCGATGTCGTGTCACAATCGAGGGCTACCGTCCATCTCGCCGCGGTCGACCTCACCAAGCCGTTTCCAACACATACGAACGGGCTTCGTTCCGTTCCCCTCGCCTTTCGTACCGTTATCCTCCTGATTTAAACCCGGCGAAATCCCGTTTGTCTTTTGCACCCCGTCACCGGCGAAGGTGCGTGATGCCCCGTTGCGTGCGATGCGTCGCTTGCGGGCAAATAAGGAAAAACGTCAGATAGGGGGTCTTTGGTGGGTACCAAGCACTTTTTGCTTATATGGTTCGTTCTTATTCCAGCGAGCGCCTGCGGAGTCAATCGGGATATGGCGGCACGGCCGGAACCGCGCCCCTCGGGAACCGATTTGCCTGCCTACGTCATGCCGGTAGAGCCGCCGCCGAAAGTTTCATCCCGGAAACCGGACTACGAGGAACCGAACGGCGTCCTGAACTTGCATCAAGCCCTGGCCTTGTCCTTGGCCTGGAATCACGAAATAGCGGCCTCATTTGGGGAAGTCCGAGCCCGAGAAGCAAGAACCCTCCAATCTTCCCTGCTTCCCAATCCCGAAATCGATCTGCAGATGGAAAACGTCGGAGGAGGCGACGGGAATGGGGGGGTTGGAGCCGTTGAGACTACTCTGGAGTTAAGTCAACGGATCGAACTGGGCGATAAGCGTTCCAAGCGCTCTCAGGTGGCTGCCTTCGATAGGAATCTGGCCGGCTGGGACTATGAGGCGAAGCGGCTGGACATTTCCGCCTCAACAACCATCGCTTTTTTAGATGTGCTGGCGGCGCAAGAGCAGTTGCGCATTGCCGAAGAAACTCTTCGGCTCTCCGAGCAGGTCTTCAACACGGTGGCTGAACGAGTCAGGGCCGGAAAGGTGTCTCCTCTGGAGGAGACCAGGGCCTCGGTAACCTTATCCATCGGCCGAATCAAAATGGACACATCGGAACGGAACCTGAAGGCGGCTCGGAAGAGGCTTGCATCGAGGTGGAGCTCCACGTCACCGCGTTTTACGAGGGCGGAAGGGAATTTTGACACTCTGGGTCCGATCCCATCGGAGGAGTCCGTAACCGGGCAAACGGCCCGGAATCCTGAAATCGCCCGATGGGATGACGAAATTCAGCGCCGTCGCGCCGCCCTGTCCCTGGAAAAGGCGC
Encoded proteins:
- the dctP gene encoding TRAP transporter substrate-binding protein DctP — protein: MRRRVFLAIVILGAAWLTGGTGAVAAETEPIPLKLATHWPVLHDMNNVMVEFARDIGRESKGRIKVTYFPAGTLAGSGEKYQKLRAGVCDIANIHLSQHPGAFPLAQLTTLPFLFSDGTEASWVLNRMLDAFSSNLEAQNIKLLFMVGDPNFQILLSKKKVETPEDFKGLRLKCGGFADEALKLWGAVPVQLKHGDMYLALRRSVVDGIVFPVGAARSFKLEEVSRYVFKLDLFSYHLFMGMNLDTWKRLPEDLQKGVERASLKAAYLSGFHYQDTDAATFSYLASKGLEVYEPTSEQLDALKSSVRPLREKLLQDLEEEGLPAKETLARMETLMAEYRLWSDTDALKPTYR
- a CDS encoding type II toxin-antitoxin system RelE/ParE family toxin; translation: MSIWKFKVFLSNRELDTFEEWLTDQDKEARVRIRNTIAYLANIERHQWGRPYFAPIGKSIYEIRVQSGKKQYRIFGCFGFGPQTFTLLIGTGKKGKTYTPKDAIKTAQKRRKLIDEDRGYLGEY
- a CDS encoding XRE family transcriptional regulator, whose amino-acid sequence is MNTDEREILKEELKDKEYRDIFVSVTVDQTIPFQIRTMRLSKDRHWTQEELAKRSGMMQPRIAACENPNYGKFSLQTLKRIAAAFDVALIVRFAPFSELVEWKANLSPDSFNVRNFENEEHYFYRITETETTGSLSLREEYSGPQVDQSLKYNELPKSASNILTLSSEGNQAIPEMPIERKRVAR
- a CDS encoding uroporphyrinogen decarboxylase family protein is translated as MNSRERMMTALAGGKPDMVPVFLRDLTLGMDLLNLTTPEVCAGSDNGGYDAEKSANAIIACRRRFGHDCVVGSIHDLGLDVEPLGGRTDYPLRGVPRVVEEPFADKRLFSKARIPLMDRDGRLPGILKAHELVKQRIGSEVAVAANIDGPVTKATIYRGTERLMRDFFKDPAFAADLVEFATLVAISHIRYLARAGADFVFLASSMDGPVIISPELYLKYTIPSLRMIVAASRAEGLDVVFHPHGRFTDERFRYLVDAAIDTGIAGFQFPEECDLRTAKQLWGDRVAILGGVDIPTVLTPGPTERIREETRRCIEEAASGGGYVMMPSCSIHRGDPIEHIDAMVKATRTFGRYE
- a CDS encoding TRAP transporter small permease, whose translation is MSIGHALQKSADFVTKASRWLFLAGNTLMLFLMLLVFLDVVFRRMRLAVQGGMDLMETSFCILCFFSFSFAWVKGDHIRVEILLERASPRFQKGMRLVSIFLGLMIFGSLAFASFRLASASFRHGDTTMDLGLPHGLPQTAMVIGSAWFCLQFVVSLLYELGIIRKPRLYD
- a CDS encoding TolC family protein, which encodes MAARPEPRPSGTDLPAYVMPVEPPPKVSSRKPDYEEPNGVLNLHQALALSLAWNHEIAASFGEVRAREARTLQSSLLPNPEIDLQMENVGGGDGNGGVGAVETTLELSQRIELGDKRSKRSQVAAFDRNLAGWDYEAKRLDISASTTIAFLDVLAAQEQLRIAEETLRLSEQVFNTVAERVRAGKVSPLEETRASVTLSIGRIKMDTSERNLKAARKRLASRWSSTSPRFTRAEGNFDTLGPIPSEESVTGQTARNPEIARWDDEIQRRRAALSLEKARRIPDLTVSGGVRRFEETDDHAAVFGVSIPVPFFDRNQGGILEAESMLAKAEEERQLAEVAVRTELAETYEALSSSYAQALAMKNEVLPATQTAFDAANEGYREGKFGFLQVLDAQRTLFEAKGEYLETLARYHKSKAKLERLTGQGLDGSDGSPAPGPIGGKQ
- a CDS encoding TRAP transporter large permease yields the protein MEPWFGVWGFVALLVLLALGVPVAFAMAGVGLAGFALLSNWQAGIAAFSIVAYSNTAHFVLACIPLFILMGQFAFRSGITEELYDVMHKWFGSVPGGLGIATVFASAGLGAVTGSSVAAVATLGEIALPELERHRYDPTFAVGTIAAAGTLGILIPPSIPMVLYGLLAEESIGRLFVGGIIPGLLTAMIFSGLIYFRAVRHPNMAPSGATSSWRERFRAPWRVWGVTLLFLLVIGGMFLGWFTPTEGAGIGAAGALGILAAVRKLDRYVLGEALGQAIRLTAMIVAILLGASMFTQFISITGLTVSFADWVISLPANRYVILTAILVVYLILGCMMDVIGMLVLTVPVFFPVITKLGFDGVWFGIVVTVMIEVSLITPPVGTNVIIIKRVSGLPSRQVFAGVAWFVVMEMVVVSLLVLFPALATWLPDRMLN